From the Pirellulales bacterium genome, the window CCGACCTGAAGCGGCGCGGGCTGTGGCAAGAGACGCTGGTGGTCTGGGGCGGCGAGTTCGGCCGCATGCCGATGAGCGAGTCGGGCACGGGCCGCGACCATAGTCCTTGGGGTTACAGTATGTGGTTGGCGGGCGGCGGAGTGCGCGGCGGCACGGCCTACGGCGCGACCGATCCGCTCGGTCTGCGGGCCGCAGAAAACAAGGTCCACATCCACGACCTGCACGCCACGATTCTGCACTTGCTGGGCCTGGACCACGAGCAGTTGAGCTTCTTCCACAACGGCCGCGAAGAACGCCTGACCGATGTCAGCGGGCGGGTGATAAGCGAGGTTCTGGCGTAATACAGCCATGACGGACCTCGATCGCCGGCGCAGGCGAAAGTGGAATGGACCACAGAGAGCGGCCAGCAACATGCCCAATCCGTAAAATTAGAGAGCCTCAAGGGTGCCGCCCTTAACGAGGTCGAGTTCTACTTCGTCATTCGATACGACGGCACCGTGAGCGCGGCCCCCTTGACTTTGGGTGACTGCCTAGCGGGAGCCGACGCAAAGCTGGCGTGCGACGGTAGGCCCGCATACTGGGTCGGCGTCAAAAACCTGACCGATGGGAAGCTCGCTGACGTGGTGGTCCGCTTCGGTGACTATCAGGTGAACGGGGGCCATGGCGGGTCACGCCTCGTTCGCGACCATCCCGCCAGGTCGAGCATCCGGCAGAATTCGCCGACGCCGAGGCACAGCGCGACAGGCAGCGGTTGGGACTGGGCGACCAGCCCGTCATGAACCTCCGCGCCATGCTGGAGTGGGACGTGGGGCTGCGGATTTTCTATCTGGATTTGCCTTTGGCGGTAGCCGGCATGTACGCCTACCATGCCGAGCTCGGCGCGTGTCTCGTCGTCAACCGTAAACATGCACCGGAACGGCGGCGCGTGTCAATGCTGCATGAGTACGCGTCGATGTTCGTCGATCGTTTCAAGCCGCACATCGCTGCGTTGGCAACGTCCACGCGTAAGCCGGCGAGCGAACGATTTGCCGACGCGTTCGCACTTGCATTCTTGCTGCCCGCCACGGGCATTCGGCAACGATTCCATGATATCGTCAGTTCGACGAACGACTTTCAGGTGGCCGACCTGCGGCGGCTGGCCCACTTCTACTTCGTTTCTGTCGAGTCGATGGCGCAGCGGCTTGAGCAACTCGGGTTGATCGCCAAGGGAAGCTGGAAGCGGATTAGCGGGGCGAATTTCGCCCCACAGGAGGCGTCCGAAACGGGGCTCCGCCCTCAGCCGATCAACGATCAACCTTACCCGGAGAGATATCAATTCCTGGCAGTGAGCGCCCATGAGCGCGATGAGATTGGCGAAACCAACCTGGCGCACTTCCTGCGATGCGATATCGTGACTGCGCGTGAAATTGTCGCCAACACGCTCACCAGTCGGGAGGTGGTGGAAGCTATAGGCGAGGAACGTGACGTTCGCCTCGATTTTCAGAAGTCGTTGCTCGCCGCGGCGTCTTAAGCTAAGAAGGCTTGTATTGTGCCTTCCGCGGTCATTGATTCATGTTGCCTCATCGACGTTCTGGCGTCACGACATGCCGAGGCCATCCTCCGCGCGGCCGGAAACGACTGGCACCTGCCGGATGCCGTAAAGGCGGAAGTACAGTTTGTCCGGCAACCCGATCCAGCAGATCCGAGCAAGCTCATCGCCGTGGCGGTCGACCTCTCTGTGATTGATTTCGGCGGGCGTGCTCACGGTCTGCCAAGCCGACGTTCAATCTGAGCTGGATTCATTCGCGCGCTACGTCGCGATCTTCGGGACCCACGGCGAATCGCTATGCCTGGCGCTGGCGGAATGCCGTCATTGGCTAATCGCCACTGATGATAAACAAGCGATCGGCATTAGCCGGCGGGCGGGGCTAACGGTCGTCTCGTCGCCGCAGCTTCTCAAGACATGGGCCGACAGTGCCCCGCCCGATGAGGCCACGGTGGTTGCGGCGCTGAAAGACGTCGAGCGCTTCGCGAAGTTCCGGCCGAACCGGAACATGCCCGAGCGCCAATGGTGGCTCGATCGGATCGGCTCGTGACCCGCTTTCGATCGGTCGCTGTGCGTCGCGACTAATCGACGTAGATAAACTCGTTCAGATTGAACATCGCCAGGCACAACTCGATGAGCGCGGCGGGCGGACCTGCGCCCGCGGTCGTCGGCGACTGCGAAGACGCTTGAAGAAACGCGGCCCCGGCGGCGAGCTCTCGATCGGTGGGCGGTCGGCTTAAGGTGCGCTCGTAGAGAAGATTGATCTGTGGCTCTGCGTCCGGCGGTGAATGGTCCGCAATGTACGCCGCCAACTCGCGAGCGGCGGACAGCGAAGAATCGGAATTCAGCATCGCCAGCGCTTGCGGCGCGGTGGTCGAGATGTTGCGGCACGGGCAGGAGGCGTTGGTGTCGGGTCGGTCGAGCACCTCGAACAGCGGATAACGCAGGTTGCGTCGCACGAAAAGATAGACGCTCCGCCGATGGATGGCTTCTTCGTTATCGCTGGCCTTCCATTGACCCGGCAGCAGCGTAGTCACCAGCTCCGTGGGCAACGGCGCCATGATGCCCGGCCCGCCGCGGCCCTGGCTCATGCTGTCGGCCGCGGCCAGCATCGCGTCGCGCACCGCCTCGCCTTCCAGCCGACGGCGGTTCATTCGGCAAAGCCAATAGTTGTGCGGATCGGCCGAGGCGGCTCGCTGCCAGTGCTCTGGCGCCTCACGGGCCTGGTCGGGGGTCCATCCCAACAAGTCATTCGCCTGGTCGATTGAGGCGTTTGCGATTATAGCTCGATGACGGGCATAGCTGAATTCCTCTACGGTTGTCGCCCGCTCAAACGGCGTTGAACGACTACGGTGTCGCCGCCCCCGCTTCCGGCGGTTTGCGTTTGAACAGCCTTGCGGAAGAACCACACGGCGCCCTCTCCGTCACCCACCAGCAGGTCGAACGCGCCGTCGCCCTCCCAATCGCAGGCGAATGGCCCGGCATCGCCATTCACGTGCAACGGCTTGCCGCCGGCGGTCGATCAGTGTGCGCAATCTCTGCGCCCTGAGCGTGACGCCTGCATTATCGCTGTTATCGCTGTTTCCGGCTTGGCGTCAACCGCTCCGCCGGCGCTAGAATGGCGGCATGGAAGAGAACCCGTACAAGGCGCCTAAAGAGTTTCCATTGTCAACTCTGCCCGGATAGAATGGCAGGCGTGCATTTTCTCGCCTTTCCCCACCAACATGAACCGTCGAGCGACCGCCGGCCCGGCTGGTTGTGGCAGCGCGCCGCCATCGCGCTGCTCGCGATCGCCGTCGTCGGGCTTGCCGCACGCACGATTTTCTTCGTCGATGAGACCGAATACGTCTATGTCACGCAGTTCGGCGAGCCGTTGCGGCTCGATACCGAGCCGGGCCTGGCGGTAAAGTGGCCGTATCAAAGCTTGTGGCGGTTCGATCGGCGGCTGCAAGTCTACGAGCCGCCCCCCCGCGAGATGCTCACGCAGGACAAGGAAAACCTGAATTTCGAGTGGTATGTTTGCTGGCGAATTCCCGGCGCCGGCTTCGCCACGGATGCCGGCGGCCTTGCCGATACCGAGTCGCACGTGCGGCGGTTTCTGCAAGCGGTCGGCGGCACGCAGGCGGCCGAGAGCCGCCTGGAAGAACGGATTCAAGCCGCCCTGGCCGCGGAAATCGGCCGCACGCGGCTGGCCGAACTCGTCTCGCTGGAACCGGGCGGCGTGGCCATCGGGCCGATCATGGACCGCATTACCGCGAACATCCGCCGGGCAGCCGCCGAGCAGTTCGGCATCGAAGTGGTCGAGGTGCGCTTGAAGCGGTTCAACTATCCGGAGGCCGTCAAGCCGGCCGTGTTTGCCGAAATCCGCAGCGAGCGGCAGCGCGTGGCCGTGCAATACCGCGCGGAAGGCGAAAGCGAGAAGACCCGCATCGAGAGCCAGGCCGCGCTGGCCCGCGACCGATTGCTGGCCCAAGCCAAGCGCGAGGCCACCCGGCTTCGCGGCGAAGGCGAAGCCAAGGCGATCGCCACCTTCAATGCGGCTCATGCCAAGGATCCGGCCTTCTATCAATTGCTGAAAACGCTCGACACCTATCGGGCCATTCTCGACGACCAGACCACGGTCGTCTTGTCGGCCGACAGCCCCTTGCTCAAGCTGCTCACCCAGGGCCTGCCCGACTTACCCGACCGGCCGCAGCCCGAAGTGCCCTCGGTCGGGAACGCACCGCCTGGCGGCCCCTCTGTAGGGAACGCACCGCCTGGCGGCCCCTCTGTAGGGAACGCACTCCGTGGCGTTCCGCAGCCGGACCTGCCGAGCTCCGGAGCCGCCCCGTGAAACGCTCGTTGCTCTTGGCCGGCGTGGCAATACTCGCATGGCTGGCCACCGGAATCTACCTTGTCGGGCCCGACGAGCAGGTGGTCGTGCGGCGCTTCGGCAAGGTGATCGGGCTGCCCAGCGAGCCAGGCGCGCACCTCGCTTTGCCCTGGCCGCTCGACCGGCTGCACCACTTCAAGCCGCGCGAAGTCAAACGCGTGGCCATCGGACCCGCCGACGTGGCCGACAAGGCAGTGGGCGCGGCGCAGGCCCAGTTTCTCACCGGCGACCGCAACCTGGTGCAGATTCGGGCCACCGCTCAATACACCGTCCGAGAGCCGCGCGGCTATCTCTTTCAGACCGCGCAGCTCGACCGCCTGATCTCGACGGCCGGCACGGCGGCGATTTCGCAAGCGCTGGCCGCCGAACCGGTCGACCGCGTGCTCACGTTGGGCAAGCACGAGCTGGGCATCCGCCTGGCCGACGCGCTGCAAAAAACGGTCGATGGTTATGGGCTGGGCGTCACCATCCGTTCGGTTGATATTTCGGCCGTCGAGCCGCCCGCCGAGGTGGCCGACGCCTTCGACCAGGTGGTGAGTGCCTTACGCGAGCGCGAGCAGGCCATCCACCAGGCGGAGAGCTTTGCCAACAAGACCGCGGCCGAAGCGCAAGGTAACGCGAGACGGATCGTTGACGTGGGCCGTTCCGAACGCGATCGCGCGGTCCGGCGGGCCGAGGGCGAAGCCGCCCGGTTCAACAGCCTGCTGGCCGAATACCGCCGCTCACCGCGGCTGACGGCCGGGCGACTTTATCTCGAAACTCTGGCTCAGACCTTGCCTAAACTACGCTCGAAGCTGATCGTCGATTCGGCCACGGAGGTCGATCTCAGCATCATCAGGGAGGACGGGCGTTGAAGCGATCGGCCGCCTTGATTGCCACGCTGGCCTTGCTCCTGACGGCGATCTATCTGGGGCGCGGCGGCGCGGGGCGCCGCGAAGTGGCCGGCTCGCCCACCGACTGCTTGGAACGGATGTTTCGCGCCGCGGAAAAAGGCGACGTGCCGGCCTATCTCGACTGTTTCCGCAGTCCACAGCGCGAGCGGCTGCGGCGAGAGGCGGCGGCCCAGACTACCGACGATTTCGCGGCTTCGCTGACGAATGCGGTCCGCACGTTGAAGGGCCGGGCCGTCAGCGGACCTGGCGGAGCCGGACCGGACGCCGATCGCGCCACATTGAACGTCGAACGAATCTATGCGCAGCACACCGAACGGCAAAGCTATCATTTTGTTCGCGATTCCGAGGGCTGGCGCATCGACGCGGTGGGCGCCGTCGAGAAGCACCAGCCGCCGATTCCCTACGGCACGTCCGTGTTCGAGCTTAAGTAGCCCGCTTGCTCCGCAAGCGGAACGGCCCGCTTGATACAAATCGGCCGTCCAGAAGGGACGATCTGCCAACTCACAATGCCCTTCCGCTCACGGAGTGAGCGGGCTACGTAGGGAGTGAGCGGGCTACGAGCTTCTCTTTGCCCCAAACCGCCGGCAGGCTACCATTCCTTATCCTGCCTTTGCCGGACTTGTCCGAATCCACCAGCGTCGAAATGACCCGCACCCTACTGGCGGCCCTCGCCCGATTGATCAGCGGCGCCAGCGCGCGCTGGATCGACTGCCAGCCCGACACCTGCCAGCGGGTCTATTTTGCCAACCACACCAGCCATCTCGACGCCTTGGTCATCTGGTCGGCACTGCCGGCCGACGTGCGGGGGGTAACGCGCCCCGTGGCCGCCAAAGATTATTGGGAGGCCGGCCGCATCCGCCGCTACCTTTCGACGCAGGTGTTCGAGGCCCTGCTCATCGACCGCCGGCACATCAAGGTCCACCAGAGTCCCGTCGACCTGATGCTCAAGGAAATCGGCGACAAATACTCGCTGATCGTCTTCCCCGAAGGCCACCGCAGCATCGACGGCGAGATCCACGAGTTCAAAAGTGGTCTATACTATCTGGCGAAAAAACGTCCCGACCTGGAGCTGGTGCCGGTGCATATCGACAACCTCAATCGCGTCTTGCCTCGCGGCGAAGTGCTGCCGGTGCCGCTGTTGAGCTGCATCACGTTCGGCCCGCCCATCTGGCTGGAAGCGGGCGAACCGAAGGCCGACTTTCTGCGTCGTGCCCGTGAGGCCGTCCGCCGGCTGAAGGAAGCATGACCACGCGCTGGCAGCATTTATGAACCTGATGGACTTGACGACGTTCGGCCTGGTGGGCGGCGTGCTCACGCTGTTGACCATGGCCACCGGCATTGGGCAACTGCTCAAGCGGCAGTCCGACACCGGCCTGAACCCCGTGGTCATCGACCAGTTCAACCTCCGCATCCAGGCCTGGTGGGTGCTGTGCGCGGTGCTGGCGGCCGCCTTTCTGCTGGGACAAACGGCCACCGTCGTGCTGTTCGGGCTGCTCTCGTTCTGGGCGCTACGCGAGTTCATCACGCTCACGCCCACCCGCATGGCCGACC encodes:
- a CDS encoding DUF1553 domain-containing protein; translation: MVLPQGCSNANRRKRGRRHRSRSTPFERATTVEEFSYARHRAIIANASIDQANDLLGWTPDQAREAPEHWQRAASADPHNYWLCRMNRRRLEGEAVRDAMLAAADSMSQGRGGPGIMAPLPTELVTTLLPGQWKASDNEEAIHRRSVYLFVRRNLRYPLFEVLDRPDTNASCPCRNISTTAPQALAMLNSDSSLSAARELAAYIADHSPPDAEPQINLLYERTLSRPPTDRELAAGAAFLQASSQSPTTAGAGPPAALIELCLAMFNLNEFIYVD
- the hflK gene encoding FtsH protease activity modulator HflK, whose amino-acid sequence is MKRSLLLAGVAILAWLATGIYLVGPDEQVVVRRFGKVIGLPSEPGAHLALPWPLDRLHHFKPREVKRVAIGPADVADKAVGAAQAQFLTGDRNLVQIRATAQYTVREPRGYLFQTAQLDRLISTAGTAAISQALAAEPVDRVLTLGKHELGIRLADALQKTVDGYGLGVTIRSVDISAVEPPAEVADAFDQVVSALREREQAIHQAESFANKTAAEAQGNARRIVDVGRSERDRAVRRAEGEAARFNSLLAEYRRSPRLTAGRLYLETLAQTLPKLRSKLIVDSATEVDLSIIREDGR
- the hflC gene encoding protease modulator HflC; its protein translation is MHFLAFPHQHEPSSDRRPGWLWQRAAIALLAIAVVGLAARTIFFVDETEYVYVTQFGEPLRLDTEPGLAVKWPYQSLWRFDRRLQVYEPPPREMLTQDKENLNFEWYVCWRIPGAGFATDAGGLADTESHVRRFLQAVGGTQAAESRLEERIQAALAAEIGRTRLAELVSLEPGGVAIGPIMDRITANIRRAAAEQFGIEVVEVRLKRFNYPEAVKPAVFAEIRSERQRVAVQYRAEGESEKTRIESQAALARDRLLAQAKREATRLRGEGEAKAIATFNAAHAKDPAFYQLLKTLDTYRAILDDQTTVVLSADSPLLKLLTQGLPDLPDRPQPEVPSVGNAPPGGPSVGNAPPGGPSVGNALRGVPQPDLPSSGAAP
- a CDS encoding ImmA/IrrE family metallo-endopeptidase, with protein sequence MNLRAMLEWDVGLRIFYLDLPLAVAGMYAYHAELGACLVVNRKHAPERRRVSMLHEYASMFVDRFKPHIAALATSTRKPASERFADAFALAFLLPATGIRQRFHDIVSSTNDFQVADLRRLAHFYFVSVESMAQRLEQLGLIAKGSWKRISGANFAPQEASETGLRPQPINDQPYPERYQFLAVSAHERDEIGETNLAHFLRCDIVTAREIVANTLTSREVVEAIGEERDVRLDFQKSLLAAAS
- a CDS encoding lysophospholipid acyltransferase family protein; amino-acid sequence: MTRTLLAALARLISGASARWIDCQPDTCQRVYFANHTSHLDALVIWSALPADVRGVTRPVAAKDYWEAGRIRRYLSTQVFEALLIDRRHIKVHQSPVDLMLKEIGDKYSLIVFPEGHRSIDGEIHEFKSGLYYLAKKRPDLELVPVHIDNLNRVLPRGEVLPVPLLSCITFGPPIWLEAGEPKADFLRRAREAVRRLKEA